One window of Sardina pilchardus chromosome 2, fSarPil1.1, whole genome shotgun sequence genomic DNA carries:
- the rnf182 gene encoding E3 ubiquitin-protein ligase RNF182 — MMGQTLEDGVATEELECKICYCPYSLTSRRPKVLECCHRLCAKCLAKILDLGESPPNAVVCPFCRYITGLPGEAVGSLPDDCNLVAALSLHVRNHRNLHEGPGEILLSPRHLSSLVGPSSTASPSSLRSSNYVVITIMESPPESNDPRTGPLAARGRDYRSSSLDSMASITQRWTVWNCAALLCQTSARALVWLLGLLYFSSLPMGVYLLIMQKTTLGVLLVSLVPASLLMIMAYGLCQCLCHEFWDCVPP; from the coding sequence ATGATGGGACAGACACTGGAGGATGGCGTCGCCACCGAGGAGCTGGAATGCAAGATCTGCTACTGCCCCTACAGCCTCACCAGCCGCCGGCCCAAGGTGCTCGAGTGTTGCCATCGGCTGTGCGCGAAGTGCCTGGCCAAAATCCTGGACTTGGGGGAGTCGCCACCAAATGCGGTAGTGTGCCCATTCTGCCGGTACATCACCGGTTTGCCAGGGGAAGCAGTGGGCAGCCTCCCTGATGACTGCAACTTGGTGGCAGCGCTGTCTCTTCATGTGCGCAACCACAGAAATCTTCACGAGGGCCCTGGAGAGATCCTCCTCAGTCCCAGGCACCTGAGCTCTCTGGTGGGTCCGTCTTCCACagcctccccctcttccttgcGCAGCTCCAACTATGTGGTCATCACCATCATGGAGTCCCCGCCGGAGTCCAATGACCCTCGCACTGGGCCCCTGGCAGCCCGCGGCAGGGACTACCGCTCCTCCAGCTTGGATTCCATGGCTTCTATAACACAACGGTGGACAGTGTGGAACTGTGCAGCCCTGCTGTGCCAGACGTCAGCCAGGGCCCTGGTGTGGCTCCTGGGGCTGTTGTACTTCAGCTCTCTTCCTATGGGCGTCTACTTGCTCATAATGCAGAAAACCACCTTGGGCGTGCTGCTGGTCAGCTTGGTGCCCGCTAGCCTGCTCATGATCATGGCATATGGGCTCTGCCAGTGCCTTTGCCACGAATTCTGGGACTGCGTGCCACCCTAA